A genomic region of Anomaloglossus baeobatrachus isolate aAnoBae1 unplaced genomic scaffold, aAnoBae1.hap1 Scaffold_228, whole genome shotgun sequence contains the following coding sequences:
- the LOC142261649 gene encoding mixed lineage kinase domain-like protein, translated as MDIVGSVLEIAQTIYGLCDQASSNKQQCRRLKKRIQMLMMASKALQKQKDKSEQLKVVMKELRVTLDNAKCWATKYSHQAWWRQILQANGIKEEFELITDRLSDAAAHVSLMLAVEQRERFFNFFTENKRKRQNQKDIDEDLRQLKEYLTENLSKKMENVEDRMDKILSEVTAVKAVCKRSSWHITEIRATDLKYGPLLLEKPTHDLYHGEYHKSPVAIKVFKGHQIKSQEFIKKTFQSESETMKKFECLNILRLYGICLDNSGIAPCYSLVMEYCEKGTVRQLLENEPVLSWERRVRMALDAARAVYRLHQTEMKAILHGSLSSSKFLVDGTYCVKLSGFELSKTESSLRRPSNAERRRRSSELEYIAPEVLQDINAYDKRSEIYSLGMVLYEITWGTLPPQEPADKERQAEDVQPLGSCPPVLHQIITSCLQRNPSDRPTAGVIVDLLMAHLNQCES; from the exons ATGGACATTGTGGGATCGGTCCTGGAGATTGCCCAAACCATCTACGGCCTATGTGACCAGGCCAGCTCCAATAAGCAGCAATGCCGTCGCCTGAAGAAGCGGATACAAATGTTGATGATGGCCTCGAAGGCTTTACAGAAGCAGAAGGATAAGTCCGAGCAGCTGAAGGTGGTGATGAAGGAGCTGCGGGTGACCCTGGACAATGCCAAGTGCTGGGCCACAAAGTATTCACACCAGGCTTGGTGGCGGCAGATACTTCAGGCCAACGGGATCAAGGAGGAGTTTGAGCTGATCACGGACCGGCTCAGTGACGCCGCCGCACATGTCTCACTGATGCTGGCGGTCGAACAAAGAGAAAGGTTTTTTAATTTCTTTACTGAAAATAAGAGAAAACGCCAAAACCAAAAGGACATAGATGAAGACCTGCGGCAACTGAAGGAGTATCTCACTG aaaaccttTCTAAAAAGATGGAGAATGTAGAGGACAGAATGGATAAAATCCTCTCTGAAGTGACGGCAGTAAAAGCTGTGT GTAAACGCTCGTCGTGGCACATCACCGAGATTCGAGCCACGGATCTAAAATATGGACCACTATTATTGGAGAAGCCCACCCATGACTTGTACCACGGCGAATATCACAAGAGTCCAGTGGCCATTAAAGTCTTCAAGGGTCATCAGATCAAGAGCCAAGA ATTTATCAAAAAAACCTTCCAGTCTGAGAGTGAAACCATGAAGAAATTTGAGTGTCTGAATATTTTACGGCTTTATGGTATTTGCCTGGACAATTCTG GTATAGCCCCCTGCTACTCCCTTGTGATGGAATATTGTGAGAAAGGAACCGTGCGGCAGCTGCTGGAAAACGAGCCTGTTCTGTCGTGGGAGCGGCGTGTCCGCATGGCTCTAGATGCGGCCCGAGCAGTGTACCG GCTACATCAGACGGAGATGAAGGCCATCCTGCACGGGAGTCTGAGCAGCTCCAAGTTCCTGGTGGACGGGACGTACTGTGTAAAG CTTTCTGGATTTGAGCTCTCAAAGACTGAATCATCCCTAAGACGTCCATCGAACGCAGAGAGGAGGCGGAGAAGCAGCGAGCTGGAGTACATCGCCCCCGAGGTCCTGCAGGACATCAACGCCTACGATAAACGCAGCGAGATCTACAG TCTGGGCATGGTGCTTTACGAGATTACTTGGGGGACGCTGCCGCCTCAGG AGCCAGCAGATAAGGAGCGGCAGGCGGAGGACGTGCAGCCTCTGGGGTCCTGTCCTCCTGTGTTACATCAGATTATTACAAGCTGCCTGCAGAGGAATCCGAGCGATCGACCCACAGCCGGAG